In a genomic window of Helianthus annuus cultivar XRQ/B chromosome 10, HanXRQr2.0-SUNRISE, whole genome shotgun sequence:
- the LOC110880563 gene encoding uncharacterized protein LOC110880563 → MTGSNSTPPVTIESKIHPATTITNIKNLIPITLEIDSGQYNSWATLFKLHCKAFLVYDHLSRKPETTSSSTETNKPSNDWKRLDAIVLQWIYSTISNDLLHTVINKTATAYNVWVAIENLFHDNKSARAIHLMHKFSNTRLDGFPNVSAYCQELKVLADQLANVNAPVDNDRLVL, encoded by the coding sequence ATGACAGGTTCAAACTCCACCCCTCCCGTTACTATTGAATCAAAGATTCACCCTGCTACAACCATTACCAACATCAAAAACCTTATCCCTATTACTCTCGAAATCGACTCCGGTCAATACAATTCTTGGGCCACTCTCTTCAAACTACACTGCAAAGCTTTTCTTGTTTACGATCATCTTTCTCGCAAACCTGAAACTACCTCCTCTTCCACCGAAACCAACAAACCTTCGAATGATTGGAAGCGTTTGGATGCCATTGTCTTGCAATGGATTTACAGCACGATCTCTAACGACCTCTTGCATACCGTTATTAACAAGACCGCCACCGCGTACAATGTTTGGGTTGCCATCGAAAATCTATTTCATGACAACAAAAGCGCCCGTGCCATTCATCTTATGCATAAATTCTCCAACACGAGGCTTGACGGTTTCCCCAACGTGTCCGCGTATTGCCAAGAACTCAAAGTCTTGGCCGATCAACTAGCCAATGTAAACGCCCCTGTGGACAACGATCGGCTCGTACTTTAG